A window from Zingiber officinale cultivar Zhangliang chromosome 7A, Zo_v1.1, whole genome shotgun sequence encodes these proteins:
- the LOC122000644 gene encoding protein LSD1 isoform X1 gives MPVPLAPYPTPLPPAPPSGGQSQLVCSGCRNLLLYPVGATTVCCAVCSAVTTVPPIGTEMAQLICGGCHTLLMYIRGASSVQCSCCHTVNLALEANQVAHVNCGNCHMLLMYQYGARSVKCAVCNFVTSIGASPSTEQKA, from the exons ATGCCAGTCCCTCTTGCTCCTTATCCCACTCCACTTCCACCTGCACCCCCAAGCG GTGGTCAGAGCCAACTTGTTTGTTCGGGCTGCCGAAATCTGCTTCTCTATCCAGTAGGAGCAACGACAGTATGTTGTGCTGTTTGCAGTGCAGTGACAACCGTTCCACCTATCG GAACAGAAATGGCACAACTAATTTGTGGAGGATGTCACACTCTGTTGATGTACATAAGGGGAGCCAGTAGCGTCCAGTGTTCTTGTTGTCACACGGTCAATCTGGCTCTGGAAG CAAATCAGGTAGCTCATGTGAATTGTGGGAACTGCCATATGCTGCTCATGTATCAATATGGAGCAAGATCAGTGAAATGTGCAGTCTGCAACTTTGTCACTTCGATTGGT GCTTCGCCAAGCACTGAGCAAAAGGCCTAG
- the LOC122000644 gene encoding protein LSD1 isoform X2 yields the protein MRPYRRPRKGGQSQLVCSGCRNLLLYPVGATTVCCAVCSAVTTVPPIGTEMAQLICGGCHTLLMYIRGASSVQCSCCHTVNLALEANQVAHVNCGNCHMLLMYQYGARSVKCAVCNFVTSIGASPSTEQKA from the exons GTGGTCAGAGCCAACTTGTTTGTTCGGGCTGCCGAAATCTGCTTCTCTATCCAGTAGGAGCAACGACAGTATGTTGTGCTGTTTGCAGTGCAGTGACAACCGTTCCACCTATCG GAACAGAAATGGCACAACTAATTTGTGGAGGATGTCACACTCTGTTGATGTACATAAGGGGAGCCAGTAGCGTCCAGTGTTCTTGTTGTCACACGGTCAATCTGGCTCTGGAAG CAAATCAGGTAGCTCATGTGAATTGTGGGAACTGCCATATGCTGCTCATGTATCAATATGGAGCAAGATCAGTGAAATGTGCAGTCTGCAACTTTGTCACTTCGATTGGT GCTTCGCCAAGCACTGAGCAAAAGGCCTAG
- the LOC122000643 gene encoding uncharacterized protein LOC122000643: protein MAKFNVVVKNRRAKTQDLKRNLHGDPNTRKLKVQKPPVSISGKRKRKIFKKWRRDQKEAMEKGLITMEDVEMAVAEGSSEVKREKSKVKFELKKSPKLKLKGKRKRKPSNSPSLPAPVDAMVE from the exons ATGGCCAAATTTAATGTCGTGGTGAAGAATCGGCGGGCGAAGACTCAGGATTTGAAGCGGAATCTGCATGGGGATCCTAACACCAGGAAGCTGAAGGTGCAAAAGCCCCCCGTCTCCATCTCCGGCAAGCGCAAGCGAAAGATCTTCAAGAAATGGAGAAGG GACCAAAAGGAGGCGATGGAGAAGGGATTGATCACAATGGAGGACGTCGAGATGGCGGTGGCCGAGG GATCTTCTGAAGTTAAGAGGGAGAAGTCAAAGGTGAAATTCGAATTGAAGAAGAGTCCCAAGCTAAAACTCAAAG GTAAAAGAAAACGAAAACCATCCAATTCCCCATCATTGCCTGCACCCGTCGACGCCATGGTTGAATGA
- the LOC122000642 gene encoding protein MODIFYING WALL LIGNIN-1-like, whose product MERKVVAVCVAVGLLGFLSAALAFAAEATRIKASDVEETRQFRCTYPKSPALALGLLSAFALIVAQVIINTVAGCICCTKHPRPSGNNWMVALICFITSWVSFVLAFLLLLTGVALNDRRTLERRYFDNDECYVVKPGVFAGGAVSSFTSVALGIVYYVALSSKNAQTGSSRQNQGIVMGYPQVAPDQATPVFVHEDTYNRQQFP is encoded by the exons ATGGAGAGGAAAGTGGTGGCCGTCTGTGTCGCCGTTGGCCTCCTAGGTTTCCTCTCCGCCGCGCTCGCCTTCGCCGCCGAAGCCACGAGGATTAAG GCTTCCGATGTAGAAGAAACTAGACAATTTAGATGCACATATCCTAAAAGCCCCGCGTTGGCGCTAGGGCTACTATCAGCATTTGCTCTTATAGTGGCTCAGGTGATAATCAACACCGTAGCTGGATGTATCTGCTGCACAAAACATCCTCGTCCATCGGGCAACAACTGGATGGTAGCATTGATATGCTTTATTACTTCTTG GGTTTCTTTTGTACTAGCTTTCCTTCTGCTGCTGACTGGTGTTGCCTTAAACGATCGAAGGACTCTAGAAAGGAGGTATTTTGATAACGATGAATGCTACGTTGTTAAGCCTGGAGTATTCGCAGGAGGGGCAGTGTCATCGTTCACAAGTGTCGCCCTAGGTATAGTTTACTATGTCGCTCTCTCATCAAAGAATGCACAAACTGGGAGCTCTCGGCAGAACCAGGGCATTGTGATGGGGTATCCACAGGTTGCACCCGACCAGGCAACTCCTGTTTTTGTGCATGAGGATACCTACAACAGGCAGCAATTTCCCTGA
- the LOC122000646 gene encoding growth-regulating factor 5-like isoform X1, with translation MNSRGLRPLPLASLIGLFLDFLWACAVLEEQMNSFCAVVGGRPPFTAAQWQELEHQALILKYLIAGVPVPPELIVPIRRSYEALAGRYFQSSSVFAGTQAPTVQTLVTAYLKEFFLNQRMLGFWAGRHVRFPIYPGDRWETSVGPVSYYSYYGKSPDPEPGRCRRTDGKKWRCSKDAYPGSKYCERHMHRGRNRSRKPVESQTVSSTQTTSSTSTSHSPCGNNASSSGVRNFQNIALHSTAGPSNSSSPCLSVPNVSQLPLDTSTLGNRYFTGFKAEVDEHSFFSETPGSERHLAVDNSWRLSTPASIFPPSKFQDSSTLQNANAQLQSARELGQVTLRKSFGRDFSLTEPTKHDTQFLRPFFDEWPNARESWSDLEEDRSNHHPTSFSTTQLSISLPMASPGFTNTSSRSPNED, from the exons ATGAACTCAAGGGGGCTTCGTCCTCTTCCTCTTGCTTCTTTAATCGGTCTGTTTCTCGACTTCCTCTGGGCCTGTGCTGTGCTCGAGGAGCAGATGAACAGCTTCTGTGCGGTGGTAGGAGGCCGTCCGCCTTTCACGGCGGCGCAGTGGCAAGAGCTGGAGCACCAGGCACTGATCTTGAAGTATCTAATAGCAGGAGTGCCCGTGCCGCCGGAGCTCATCGTTCCCATACGGAGGAGCTACGAGGCCTTGGCTGGACGATATTTTCAGTCTTCGA GCGTATTTGCAGGAACCCAGGCACCCACAGTTCAAACCCTAGTTACGGCGTATTTGAAGGAATTTTTCCTcaaccaaaggatgctgggcttctgggctggtcgccacgtgcgcttcccgatttaccctggtgaccggtgggaaacttccgtagGGCCGG TGAGCTACTATTCCTACTACGGGAAGAGTCCAGATCCAGAACCAGGGCGTTGTCGCCGGACCGATGGAAAGAAGTGGCGCTGCTCCAAGGATGCATACCCTGGCTCCAAGTATTGTGAGCGCCACATGCACCGTGGCCGTAACCGTTCAAGAAAGCCTGTGGAATCACAAACTGTGTCCTCAACACAGACAACCTCGTCGACCTCCACATCCCATTCTCCCTGCGGTAACAATGCCAGCAGCAGCGGAGTTAGAAATTTCCAGAATATTGCCCTGCATTCAACTGCTGGTCCTAGCAATAGTAGTAGTCCATGCCTCAGTGTCCCCAATGTATCTCAGCTACCCTTGGACACCTCCACCCTGGGCAATAG GTATTTCACTGGATTTAAAGCTGAGGTGGATGAGCATAGTTTCTTTTCTGAAACTCCTGGAAGTGAAAGGCACCTTGCGGTAGATAACTCCTGGCGCCTTTCGACACCGGCATCTATATTTCCGCCGTCAAAATTCCAAGATTCCTCCACTCTGCAGAATGCAAATGCTCAACTTCAGTCGGCAAGAGAACTTGGGCAGGTTACTCTTCGCAAATCATTTGGAAGGGATTTCAGTTTGACAGAGCCCACGAAACACGACACTCAGTTCCTCCGACCTTTTTTCGACGAATGGCCCAACGCAAGAGAATCATGGTCAGACCTTGAGGAAGACAGATCGAACCACCACCCAACCTCATTTTCCACAACCCAGCTTTCCATTTCGCTCCCCATGGCCTCACCAGGCTTCACCAACACCTCTTCCAGGTCACCGAACG aAGACTGA
- the LOC122000646 gene encoding growth-regulating factor 5-like isoform X2 → MNSRGLRPLPLASLIGLFLDFLWACAVLEEQMNSFCAVVGGRPPFTAAQWQELEHQALILKYLIAGVPVPPELIVPIRRSYEALAGRYFQSSMSYYSYYGKSPDPEPGRCRRTDGKKWRCSKDAYPGSKYCERHMHRGRNRSRKPVESQTVSSTQTTSSTSTSHSPCGNNASSSGVRNFQNIALHSTAGPSNSSSPCLSVPNVSQLPLDTSTLGNRYFTGFKAEVDEHSFFSETPGSERHLAVDNSWRLSTPASIFPPSKFQDSSTLQNANAQLQSARELGQVTLRKSFGRDFSLTEPTKHDTQFLRPFFDEWPNARESWSDLEEDRSNHHPTSFSTTQLSISLPMASPGFTNTSSRSPNED, encoded by the exons ATGAACTCAAGGGGGCTTCGTCCTCTTCCTCTTGCTTCTTTAATCGGTCTGTTTCTCGACTTCCTCTGGGCCTGTGCTGTGCTCGAGGAGCAGATGAACAGCTTCTGTGCGGTGGTAGGAGGCCGTCCGCCTTTCACGGCGGCGCAGTGGCAAGAGCTGGAGCACCAGGCACTGATCTTGAAGTATCTAATAGCAGGAGTGCCCGTGCCGCCGGAGCTCATCGTTCCCATACGGAGGAGCTACGAGGCCTTGGCTGGACGATATTTTCAGTCTTCGA TGAGCTACTATTCCTACTACGGGAAGAGTCCAGATCCAGAACCAGGGCGTTGTCGCCGGACCGATGGAAAGAAGTGGCGCTGCTCCAAGGATGCATACCCTGGCTCCAAGTATTGTGAGCGCCACATGCACCGTGGCCGTAACCGTTCAAGAAAGCCTGTGGAATCACAAACTGTGTCCTCAACACAGACAACCTCGTCGACCTCCACATCCCATTCTCCCTGCGGTAACAATGCCAGCAGCAGCGGAGTTAGAAATTTCCAGAATATTGCCCTGCATTCAACTGCTGGTCCTAGCAATAGTAGTAGTCCATGCCTCAGTGTCCCCAATGTATCTCAGCTACCCTTGGACACCTCCACCCTGGGCAATAG GTATTTCACTGGATTTAAAGCTGAGGTGGATGAGCATAGTTTCTTTTCTGAAACTCCTGGAAGTGAAAGGCACCTTGCGGTAGATAACTCCTGGCGCCTTTCGACACCGGCATCTATATTTCCGCCGTCAAAATTCCAAGATTCCTCCACTCTGCAGAATGCAAATGCTCAACTTCAGTCGGCAAGAGAACTTGGGCAGGTTACTCTTCGCAAATCATTTGGAAGGGATTTCAGTTTGACAGAGCCCACGAAACACGACACTCAGTTCCTCCGACCTTTTTTCGACGAATGGCCCAACGCAAGAGAATCATGGTCAGACCTTGAGGAAGACAGATCGAACCACCACCCAACCTCATTTTCCACAACCCAGCTTTCCATTTCGCTCCCCATGGCCTCACCAGGCTTCACCAACACCTCTTCCAGGTCACCGAACG aAGACTGA